The Actinomycetota bacterium region CAAGTCCCGCGTCGGCGGTGCGCACGGGGTACGGGAAGGGCTCGCTGCCGAGGCCGCCGCCGCAGGCGAACACCTTCCCCTGCGACACCATCTTCACCGCGGCGCCCTCGTTGTTGGTGTACCGCACCGTGACGTCCTTCACGTGATGCTGGCGGATCTGCTGCTGGATGTCCTGGTCCGCCGTGGACCCCCTGGTGACGATGACCACCTTGCCGGCCAGATCCTGCGGGCCGCTGGGCGTGCTGCCCTTGCGCACCGCGAAGGCGCGCCTTACCACGTAGTAGGTGATCGACCATGTGGTGCCGGGGCTCTCGGCGCGGCGCGCGGGCTCGTTGCCGATGCCCGCGGCGGCGATGTCGCACTGGTCCTCGCCCGGGCGCTTTCACATGCCATCGAAGGGGTCGACGGGCACGGGCTTGACGGTGAGCCCCCGCTGCGCCGCGAACTTCGTGAGCAACGAGGCGTCCCACCCCACCCATGCGCCGTTGCTGGCGGAGCTGGTGAACGGCGCGAAGCCCGGATAGGTGCAGATGGTCAGGGTGCCGGGGGTGATCGTGACGGGCGCCGCGACGGCGGACGCGGCCGTGAGCGCCCCTTCGACGAGGCCCGCGGCCACGGCCGCGTGCAGGGAGGTCCTGGTCATTTCTCTCTCTCCTCCGGGGAAGGGGCGGTGCTCCTGACCGCGAGTTCGCGCAGTTGGGTGCCATCCACCCCGGCCGGGGCCCCGGTGAGGGGGTCCGCGCCCGTGGCGGTCTTGGGGAAGGCGATGACGTCGCGGATCGACCTCTCGCCCGCGAGCAGCATGACGAGGCGGTCGAGGCCCAATGCGATGCCGCCGTGCGGCGG contains the following coding sequences:
- a CDS encoding amino acid ABC transporter substrate-binding protein — translated: MAAAGIGNEPARRAESPGTTWSITYYVVRRAFAVRKGSTPSGPQDLAGKVVIVTRGSTADQDIQQQIRQHHVKDVTVRYTNNEGAAVKMVSQGKVFACGGGLGSEPFPYPVRTADAGLVKAFNAFIAASRASYGK